TGAATCAACACCACTCGCATGCCCTGCACGCGATGCGCGCTGAGCGATAGATAATCATTTAAGACACGAATCTGATCGATCAAAATTTGTTGCCGCTTGCGTGTTTTCTTTTTGCTACCTTCCGTGCTGTCATCATCTTCGGGCGTGATTTCTTTAAAGTCCGGATGCGCGCCCTCTGACAACCAATGACAGGACTGGCATGCACCACAAGCAAAGCCGTGCTGAGGTTGCAAACAGAGCAATCCGGCAGCCATGGTTTGGGCAAAATTGAGTTTTCCGATGCCGGCTTTTCCGTATAACAGCAAAGCGTGATGCCTTGTTTCACCCGCTTGCATCCATTGGTGAAACAGCGCGTCTTGCCAAGGATAAAGTTTATTAATCATAGAGATAAAATGACTTCTTCAACTGACTTCTTCACTTCATCCAGCGTGCGATGTGCATCAATCACGCGAAATCGCTCTGGGAATTGCGCCGCCCGCGCCAGATATTGTGCGCGCAAGCGTGCAAAAAATTCTGCGCCCTGCGCTTCAAACTTATCAGGAGTCCGCGCCCCCGCCAAGCGCTCAAGACTCACCTCGACCGGCACATCAAATAACAGCGTAATATCAGGCTGTAATTCACCTTGCACCCATTGTTCGAGTTGCTGCATCTTGGCTAAAGGCAGGCCACGTGCCCCACACTGATAAGCATAAGACGCATCAGTGAAACGGTCTGACACCACAATGGCATCGCGTTGCAAGGCTGGCAATATCACTTGTTGCAGATGCTCAGCGCGGGCAGCAAACATGAGCAGCGATTCGGTTTCTACGTGCATTTCACGGTGCAGTAACAGTGCGCGCAGTTCTTCCCCCAAAGGCGTGCCCCCTGGTTCGCGGGTAGACACCACCTCTCTGCCGCCTTGGGCCAGTATTTGCAGAATGGTCGGAATATGCGTACTTTTCCCCGCACCATCCATGCCCTCCAGCGTAATAAACAAGCCCGCCATTATTCTAGGTATCCCATCTGTCGATTATTGGTTTAATGTTTTTTTAATTGATAGGCACGTACTGCCTGATTATGGGCCGCAAGTGAGCTAGTAAAAATATGCCTGCCCTGCCCATTGGCCACAAAATACAACGCTTGCGTCTTGGCTGGATGCAAGGCCGCTTGAATCGAAGCCAAGCCAGGCAAGGCAATCGGCGTCGGCGGCAAGCCACTGCGCGTATAAGTGTTGTATGGGGTGTCCGTAGCCAAATCTTTTTTTGTAATATTGCCACGATAGCGCGCGCCCATGCCATAAATCACGGTCGGGTCGGTCTGCAAACGCATGCCTTTACGCAAGCGATTGATGAATACCCCCGCAATTTGCGGCCGCTCTTCTTCCACGCCGGTTTCTTTTTCAACAATCGACGCCATGATCAGGGCTTCATACATCGAGCGATAGGGTAAACCGGCTTCACGCGTCTGCCAAGCAGCTGATAAGTGCTGCAGCATTTTTTGATAGGCGCGCTTATAGAGCGCAAGCTCGCTGCTCTGCGAATCCAAAAAATAAGTATCCGGAAAAAACCAACCTTCCGGATGCATATCTTGACCACTGAGCGTGCGCATCAACTCGCTGGCTGACAACATCGCTGCGTCATGCCGTATCCCTGGCATCTGGGCTAATTTTTGCCGAAAAACGGCAAAGGTTTTGCCCTCGATTAACTGTAATTTAAATTGATCAAACGTACCGTGCTTGAGGATGTCGATTAACGACAACACCTGCAAAGGGGTATTCAACGCGTAGTTGCCGGCCTGCAATTGGCTGCCACCACCGCTGAGTTTGACCACCAGCAGAAAACTATAGGGCTCAGTGAGCACGCCTGCAGCGACCAGTTGGTCTGCAATGCCACGCACACTTGCGCCAGCGGGAATCTGCAAGCCGATGGTTTCTGAGGCCATGGGTAGCGGACGTATCATAAAGATAACGAGCCAGATAACAAGCGCGAATATGCCGGCACACAGGAGCGCCAGCCCATACTTCAGCCACTGCTTAATGGATAACATACGCTAAATCTGACCGCAGTTGCTGGGCCCAGTCGTTATTGGCAATCGCCTGATCGTCAATCTGCGTCACTTGCAGCACCCCATACACACTATTGACGATCACCACCCCATCCGCCGTGAATAGATCGCCCATCACCAAGTCCTTGGATACCACCGCCTGTGCATGCGTCTTGTACCAATCAAGCACCTTTTGCCGCATCACTCCGGCCACCCCGCAACGCTCCAAAGTGGGCGTCATGATTTCCCCCGCTTTACAGACAAACAGATTGCCACTGACGGCTTCAATCACATGATCGTCGTAATCACGCAGTAAGCCATCAAAAAATCTGGGGTCTTTCTGCTCGGCACGTGCCAGCACATTTTCAAGGCGATTCAGGTGTTTGATCCCTGCTAGCAAAGGTTGTGCCGCGAGCCGGGTCTGGCAGCTGTATAAAGCCACCCCTTGGCGATAGATGTCTGGCGGATACACCGGCAAATCACTGAGGATGAGCACACGACTAGGCTCGCAAATGGCCGGTGGCGCATAGCCACGCGCGCCGTCACCGCGAGTGATAATGATTTTGACAATAGCAGAAGTGAAAGTCGGGTCTTCAACCGAGGCCATCAAATGCTTGAATTCTTGCAGTATTAACTCGGCCGAGGGGCAGACGATTTGAATTTTTCCGCAATCGGC
This Methylophilus medardicus DNA region includes the following protein-coding sequences:
- the tmk gene encoding dTMP kinase, whose protein sequence is MAGLFITLEGMDGAGKSTHIPTILQILAQGGREVVSTREPGGTPLGEELRALLLHREMHVETESLLMFAARAEHLQQVILPALQRDAIVVSDRFTDASYAYQCGARGLPLAKMQQLEQWVQGELQPDITLLFDVPVEVSLERLAGARTPDKFEAQGAEFFARLRAQYLARAAQFPERFRVIDAHRTLDEVKKSVEEVILSL
- the mltG gene encoding endolytic transglycosylase MltG; this translates as MLSIKQWLKYGLALLCAGIFALVIWLVIFMIRPLPMASETIGLQIPAGASVRGIADQLVAAGVLTEPYSFLLVVKLSGGGSQLQAGNYALNTPLQVLSLIDILKHGTFDQFKLQLIEGKTFAVFRQKLAQMPGIRHDAAMLSASELMRTLSGQDMHPEGWFFPDTYFLDSQSSELALYKRAYQKMLQHLSAAWQTREAGLPYRSMYEALIMASIVEKETGVEEERPQIAGVFINRLRKGMRLQTDPTVIYGMGARYRGNITKKDLATDTPYNTYTRSGLPPTPIALPGLASIQAALHPAKTQALYFVANGQGRHIFTSSLAAHNQAVRAYQLKKH
- the pabC gene encoding aminodeoxychorismate lyase, with product MTTVRYCINGKLVNGIAPTNRGFAYGDGIFRTMRLINGALQDWPLHYQTLVADCGKIQIVCPSAELILQEFKHLMASVEDPTFTSAIVKIIITRGDGARGYAPPAICEPSRVLILSDLPVYPPDIYRQGVALYSCQTRLAAQPLLAGIKHLNRLENVLARAEQKDPRFFDGLLRDYDDHVIEAVSGNLFVCKAGEIMTPTLERCGVAGVMRQKVLDWYKTHAQAVVSKDLVMGDLFTADGVVIVNSVYGVLQVTQIDDQAIANNDWAQQLRSDLAYVIH